The following nucleotide sequence is from Anopheles stephensi strain Indian chromosome 3, UCI_ANSTEP_V1.0, whole genome shotgun sequence.
GTTCATCGACTGGAAGAACTCATCGCCCATCTCGAACATCTGTATCGGCGTGTAACCCTGACGCACCATCTCCTCCGTTACATCCAGCAGCTGACGGTCGGGGAACGGACTGGTAATGTCAGCCACACCCGCCCAATCCTGAGCCCACATGTTGCCGAGCAAATGCATCGGAATCGGTCCCTTCTCCGATACCACCTCGTCACCGTAGTACTTTCGCAGCTGATGACGAACATTTGCATGGATCTGCTCGTACAGTGGACGAAGCTCCTCAATAACGGCATCAACCTGTTCCTCGAACGTGTCGTCCTCGTACGCGCTCAGCCAATACTCCGCACCAGACGCATAATCTGCAATTCATATCAGACCATACAGATTGTAAATCAGCAGTCACCGTGAAACGAGATAACGGCGAGATCTTCAACGCAACTGTTCATCCTTGCCGCTTCTCCGTTCAGATCGACGTATTTTTGGAAGTCTTCTCGCGTCggtgcaccagcagcatcgtACCACTGCACCCAGTAATACTTCAGCTCTTCAGGGTCACGGCTGTTGGCCAGGATCTCCGTCAGCTCGGGTTCCAATGCCAAATCGCATTTGCTACCATCACGGTAGTCGCACACCTTCACCTTCGCATAGTTCTCCTGCATCCGGTTGATTGCATCCAGCATCTCGGCGAATGTGTCCTCCGGCAGCACAGAGTAGCCTAGCTTGGTGAGTTTTCGGATTCTGCGCTTCAGATCCTCATCCTCAAAGCTTTCGTAGTCGTACTTGTTCAGAGTGTTGGCCACTTCCTTGAAAGGAAACAAAGATCAACCACGCCGAGCCATAAGTTATGTAACACTACCCTCATCACGGGTCACGCGTATCACCTACTTTCATAAACACAGCATTCGCCGCCGCCACTTCATTTTTTACCACCAAATTGTCCTCGTTGATGTTGGATTCGTAGGCCCATTCGGCTTCCGTGCCGACGTTTCGTCGGGCTAAAATTTCTTCATCAATATGCTCGACGTAGTGccgagcgtcgagttcttccTCGCTGGCAGACTTGGGCGTCTGAAGTTTGGCACCGAAAACACAGCACACCACACCCAGCACTAGCAACACAACCGGAACGAGCCTCATCTTGACGAGGCGTGATTTGTATGAAGATCGAAACTGATCCCAAACCAGTGTTTTGCATCTGCTTATATAGGCAGCTTGTTATCGTATCTCGATGGTTGTCAAGCTTGTTCTTTACCTTAATGAACTTGTTGTCGATGGTTCCAATGCGTCGCATCGATGAGGATTTCAAAACCCAATCTTGTGTTATCAAACATTGGTATGGAAGTGTGATTGACATGCAGAGATTAGATTTCATACATAAATGAATGAACGATAGCTTGGTATCTTGCAAGAAGCGCGTACGGTGGCaatcaacacaaacacaagcaacATTTAAATTAGGCAAGAGAAAGTTTCCCCTAGTGCCACATAAAGCAACGTAATTCAAAGATATGTCATTCATGGGATCAATGTTTGTTCTACTTCTTTCGACATATTCATCTCGTTCTTAGTTTTTTTATATCTCGTGTATAGAAACGGGTTCTTCTGGATGGTTTACTGCAAAGATAAAACCAGTCAGCAAATaagattttatttctatttaatGACTTTCaaacagcaatacggccagacctTCCAacgcgaaataaaaaaaatggtggctTTTAAACTATCTACCTTGTGATATTTTATTGCTTCGTTAGTTCTCTTCCTGTAGACTTTAACTCGATGAGGTTTTTAATGATTAATTTTTCTCATAAGCAAGATTAGACAAGACAAAACAAGTTTACATTTAAAATCCATTTATTTATAGCCATACATTTGATTCCACCATTTAATTAGAAACACATTCTGTAACAGACGAGCATGCAAAGAAAAAGCATTAGTAAATATCACAACATCTATCTCAAAAGGCATACTTACTGTCCGTTTCTTCCCAGCCAACATAAGCTCCAAGGCGCTCATTTTCAACCACCAACCAATCGTACAACGGTTGGAAGTACTCAATCAGAGCATCGGCACTCATGCGCCTCACTCCGGTCAGCACCTCCATTGCATCTGGCCACGGCTTCGACGATCCCAGCTCCAACATCGCCTTGATAGCATTGCCTGCCTCAGTGCTCTGGTAGATATCACAATCGTTCAACGTCTTCTCCGGATCTCCCTTAACGTACTCTCCGGCCTTCTCACAGGCGGCACGGTGGAACTGGAACTGAATAATGTACGATACGAAGTATCGCAGATACTCAACATCGGCCGAAACATGGTACTTGGCAGGAGCGTCGAAGTCAGCTTCCGTCCGGACTACTGGTGGCTCAACGCCCGAGTACTTCGAGC
It contains:
- the LOC118508811 gene encoding angiotensin-converting enzyme-like: MRLVPVVLLVLGVVCCVFGAKLQTPKSASEEELDARHYVEHIDEEILARRNVGTEAEWAYESNINEDNLVVKNEVAAANAVFMKEVANTLNKYDYESFEDEDLKRRIRKLTKLGYSVLPEDTFAEMLDAINRMQENYAKVKVCDYRDGSKCDLALEPELTEILANSRDPEELKYYWVQWYDAAGAPTREDFQKYVDLNGEAARMNNYASGAEYWLSAYEDDTFEEQVDAVIEELRPLYEQIHANVRHQLRKYYGDEVVSEKGPIPMHLLGNMWAQDWAGVADITSPFPDRQLLDVTEEMVRQGYTPIQMFEMGDEFFQSMNMTKLPASFWEKSILEKPDDGRDLVCHASAWEFSKTDDVRIKQCTRVTMDQFFTAHHELGHVQYFLQYQHLPSMYRDGANPGFHEAVGDVLSLSVSTPKHLEKIGLLKDFVLDEESKLNQFYGSALNKLVFLPFAYTLDKYRWGIFRGDIKPEEYNCKFWEMRSKYSGVEPPVVRSEADLDAPAKYHVSADVEYLRYFVSFIIQFQFHKAACEKAGEYVPGDPEKTLNNCDIYQSVEAGNAIKAMLELGSSKPWPDAMEVLTGVRRMSADALIEYFQPLYDWLVVENERIGAHVGWEETTMCVSS